CAAGACTAAGGCCGCCATTGAGGGTGGTGTATCTGTCATCTTCTGCATCGGAGAGACCCTCGAGGTACGTCATTACTACCCGGTTTTCCCATTTTCGTCCCGATAGTGGGTCATCGGGTCAAGACCGGCTATGTGTTTTCTAATGTATCCCGCTCACACCCGATTTCTTTTACAGGAGCGCGAGGCCAACAAGACCATCGAGGTGGTCACCCGCCAGCTTAACGCTGTCGCCAAGGAGCTGAGCGCAGAGCAGTGGGAGAAGGTCGTCATCGCCTACGAGCCCGTCTGGTATGAACCCCACCCTATTCTTTCTATTATCAACATACCCCTAGACATATCTGACATGCATGTGTAGGGCTATCGGTACTGGAAAGGTCGCCACCACTGAGCAGGCTCAGGAAGTCCACGCTGCTATCCGCAAGTGGCTTGCCGAGTCCATCTCCGCCCAGGCTCAGGAGAACGTCCGCATCATCTACGGTGGCTCCGTCAGCGAGAAGAACTGCCGCGAGCTCGCCACCCAGCCCGATGTTGACGGTTTCCTGGTTGGCGGTGCCAGCTTGAAGCCTGCCTGTAAGTTCTTCTCACATGCCCATCTACTGAAACTAGTCACAAAGTTGGCACTAACCAACATCCATAGTCGTCGACATCATCAACGCCCGCATCTAAGGGGTTTCCGAAAGAAATTTATACCCCCATAGTGCCCCGATCGTCAGAGTAAATAGCTCTGTGATGGAGGGAGGCATCAGATAGAAGACAGTTGCTTGGAATGCCCAGTATATGATCACGAATCTATGTACAATTTTTAAAGTATGTTTGTTCCGAGAACACATAATCGTTGCTACTCCCGCGCAGCATTTGTTTCCAGGGCCAAGCAGACTGCCCAATGATATACGCCTAGATGACACAAGTAGTCCTACATAGCACATAATCTATGAGGAGTACAGCACCGAGACCCCAACCCCACGCCAATACGACATCCCGGGGCTCCCGCCTCCACTCTGGGCCGAGCCACTGCCTGAAGCCGAAGAGACAGAAGGCGACAACGAGAACGAACCCGGACCCAGCCCGACGCCCGCGCTCACCAAAAGCTCCTTAACCCGACCTTCCCAAAGAAGCCGCACATTCCAAGACTGATCAATGCGTAGCTTAATGACAGAGTCACCCGTCTCGGCCTCGCTGTGAGCGCTGGTGCGCACCGGGCCCCTAGGACGAGCCGGATCCTCTAGTAGCGAGGAGCCCGGCGAGCCAGGCAGGGAAACGCTGAAGTCATGCATGCGCATTTTGCGGCGGGCCCATTCGAGATCGTCGTCACTGGGGGAGCCGGGTTTCTTGGATTGACGCCACAGCTCGCAGCCAGCGACCATTTCGCTTTCCCAGCTGTAGAAATTAAAGTCAAAGCGAGAGCTGAAGGCGAGGTTAGGCGAGGCACGGAGGGAGTAAGTTGTGGACATAGAGCCCACAAGCGGGGTTAGTGTTAGTGTTAGAGTGTAGGGGAAGGTTGAGATGGGTGTTCGAGTGTTGGAAGGTGATGATGATTGCTGGGCCACGGCGGCCGCGGGTATTGTGGTGAATCGCAGGCCGGTTGACATGCCGATCAGTGATGAGACCGGGGAATAGTATGCTTCTGCGCCTGCGGAAAGGAGGGACAACGGCGGCGGAACGTCACGAGTGTATCGAGGATCTGGGCCGAAGTTCCAGAGTCCGCGCCAACCGAACAGGGCGTTATCTGTGCTGAAGAGGTACTCGTTGCTGTACTTGCCGGTGTCGTGGGATAGCTGGGTGAGCACAGAGGCCTGTGGCGCAGATTTAGATTGCGGCGGTCCTTGACTTGAGCAGACTGCTAGTGATAGTTGCATATTGGTTGATATTCTGCGTAGAAACAGCGCATATAGAGTGGAGGGAGGTggaagatggagagaagCATGAAGCAGAGTAGCTTTCTGCTTTGCCTCACTTTCTATGGCAATTTGTCCAGCATTTGGGTCTGGTGGTTGTAGACGACTCCCATCTTTGAGCCCGGGACTGCTCACGCCGTCTAATAGCGAGTCCCCTCCCCAGGTCTGGATCGGGGCCGCGGGGGCCTGCACTTGGCGGTATCCCGGGCATATCTTTCGAAGTGGGATTGACGCACTTCCACTTGGTAGATTATTGAATGGCACAGTACTAAATAGGTACGAGACAGATCCATCGAGTAGTCCAACGGTGCCGAGTGTGTAACTGGTCGCAAAATGGGGAGTGGATAGTGACGAAAGGTGAACGCGCAATCGTTCAGGGGTCGAGAAATCCAAAATCGCTGTGCCAAATACGTTAGATTAGCAATATCTCTATCGCATAAAGAGATTTTCAGTGATAAATCAATTACGTACACTGGGCGGTGGTGTTGAGTGACGAGTACGAGTTGTCGCGATTCCAGTGGGTCGCCTCGGCGAAGGATAGCTGGATGTAGTCCATAAAGTCCAGCATTTTCCGGACTCTGCCCCTGCAGACGACAGTAGGAGTAGCACTGTAATATCAAACAAATGATACTTGAAGCTAATGCAATCGAGGTGAACCGACCCTGAGAGATCACAGCTGATTTCCCCATTCAGGTTAGCGTTGGATAAGCCCGGCGGTAGGTTAATCCGGTTATCAGCGAAGAAAAAATGTCTGTGGGGGAAACATCCAACCTTCTGTCTGAATTCATTGAACCACCGATTCTAAAACCATCATTCATCATGCCTCGTTCAAAGCGTGCGCGCGTCGTCCACGAGTCGAAGACTACCAAGAAAGATCACAAGGAGCAGACCCGCCGGCTCTTCGCCAACATCCGGGAATGTATCGAGGAATATGATCACCTTTTTGTCTTTGCGGTCGATAACATGCGGAACACCTATTTGAAGGATGTGCGCACTGAATTCGGCGATAGCCGGTAAGCACAATCATTCCAATTGGAATTTGCTTGAGATGTTGAATCGGAAAAAGCGCTTGAATATCAGCGGTGGATCTGATATCAATCACTGATATATGCAAATCCTTCAATCCAAGATCAGTTATCTAATCACGTTATTCCAGGGTTTTCTTCGGTAAGACCAAGGTCATGGGCAAAGCCCTTGGCACTGATGTCGAAAGCGAAGCCGCTCCCAATGTGCGCAAACTCACTCCTTTCCTCGCCGGCGCCGTCGGTTTGCTCTTCACCTCCCGCACTCCGGAATCTGTGATCGAATACTTTGAGAACTTCCGCCCCCAGGACTTCGCCCGCGCTGGAACTGAAGCTACCCGTTCTTTCACCATCCCCAACGGCCTGGTCACTGCTCGGGGCGGCGAGATTCCTGCCGAGCAGGATGAGCCTGTCAGTCACACCATTGAGCCCGCGCTCCGCAAGCTTGGTGTCCCCACCCGTCTGGTGAAGGGCAAGGTCATGCTTGAATTGACTGAGGGTCAGGAGGGCTACCCCGTATGCAAAGAGGGAGAGACTCTGGACTCACGACAGACTACATTGTTGAAGATGTTCGGTATCACCTCGTCTGAGTTCAAGGTCGATCTCAAGGCCTACTGGACGCGGAGTACTGGGGAGGTCAAGCTCCTCGAGACTGAGGGTGGAATGGATGTTGATGCATAGATGGGGATCTTTATGTTTTTCcgttttttttatttcttctctttctcattCGGCTTCCGTGTGGTTGAAAAAAGAACTCTGATGGGCATCTTATGGAGTTTGGTGAGGGCGCTTTCTTTGCAAATATATTGAAGACTTGTGTGTTTTATCTCTCTTTCTCCCGTCCTTAAATGGGGGGCTTTCCCTCCCTCCTGCTGGATTATGAGCCTATGACAAGATTCGGATGCCAGGTCGAAAAAGGTCTATAAATTTACTTCATTCTTGGACGTTGATCAACCGTAGTGCAGAGCTGCTAGCTGTATTGCCTAGACCTTCATCTACCTAGCAAGATACCTGCTTTTAGTCATTTCACATGGGCCTTACCTGGTCGTACCTGATGGTTTACCAGATTCCATTTCGATCGGAAGAGGACCGACTAAAATACAAATACTTACCCCTGTAGAGAGAACCAAATCTCATCCAGACCAAGAGGGAAGACGaggaaaaaagaacaaaaaactTAGGAACACaagtgaagaaagaagacaCAAAGGGATAGAAAGATAGATAGAACGGGGAATACAAGCACAATTCATGAGAGTCTT
The nucleotide sequence above comes from Penicillium digitatum chromosome 1, complete sequence. Encoded proteins:
- a CDS encoding 60S acidic ribosomal protein P0, putative; the encoded protein is MPRSKRARVVHESKTTKKDHKEQTRRLFANIRECIEEYDHLFVFAVDNMRNTYLKDVRTEFGDSRVFFGKTKVMGKALGTDVESEAAPNVRKLTPFLAGAVGLLFTSRTPESVIEYFENFRPQDFARAGTEATRSFTIPNGLVTARGGEIPAEQDEPVSHTIEPALRKLGVPTRLVKGKVMLELTEGQEGYPVCKEGETLDSRQTTLLKMFGITSSEFKVDLKAYWTRSTGEVKLLETEGGMDVDA
- a CDS encoding Triosephosphate isomerase, which codes for MPRQFFVGGNFKMNGVAQSITDIVKNLNTAKLDDSTEVVISPPAVYLALTRELADSKIGVAAQNVYDKPNGAFTGEISVEQLRDIKINWAVIGHSERRVILKETDEFIARKTKAAIEGGVSVIFCIGETLEEREANKTIEVVTRQLNAVAKELSAEQWEKVVIAYEPVWAIGTGKVATTEQAQEVHAAIRKWLAESISAQAQENVRIIYGGSVSEKNCRELATQPDVDGFLVGGASLKPAFVDIINARI
- a CDS encoding Mitochondrial distribution and morphology protein 10, which produces MLDFMDYIQLSFAEATHWNRDNSYSSLNTTAQSILDFSTPERLRVHLSSLSTPHFATSYTLGTVGLLDGSVSYLFSTVPFNNLPSGSASIPLRKICPGYRQVQAPAAPIQTWGGDSLLDGVSSPGLKDGSRLQPPDPNAGQIAIESEAKQKATLLHASLHLPPPSTLYALFLRRISTNMQLSLAVCSSQGPPQSKSAPQASVLTQLSHDTGKYSNEYLFSTDNALFGWRGLWNFGPDPRYTRDVPPPLSLLSAGAEAYYSPVSSLIGMSTGLRFTTIPAAAVAQQSSSPSNTRTPISTFPYTLTLTLTPLVGSMSTTYSLRASPNLAFSSRFDFNFYSWESEMVAGCELWRQSKKPGSPSDDDLEWARRKMRMHDFSVSLPGSPGSSLLEDPARPRGPVRTSAHSEAETGDSVIKLRIDQSWNVRLLWEGRVKELLVSAGVGLGPGSFSLSPSVSSASGSGSAQSGGGSPGMSYWRGVGVSVLYSS